The DNA region ACCACCCCGAAGTGCGGGTGCTCATGGACGGCGCCGACCGCCCGATGCGGGCCCGCGTCGCCACCGACGAGGAGAAGGCCGAGCTGTGGCCGAGGATCGTGTCCACCTACAAGGGCTACGCCGGCTACCAGGAGCGCACCGACCGCGACATCCCGCTGGCGATCCTCGAGGGGTAGCCCACCGAGGGTCCCGCCTAAGGGCGTCAGCCGGTCAGGCGCCGGGCTGCTCCGAGATCAGGTGGTGAGCACGACCTTGCCGAAGACGTCGCCGGCGGCGAGCTGCTCGAGGCCGGTGCGGGCGTCGGCCAGCGGGAGCACGGTGTCGATCACCGGCCGGACGCCCGTGACCTCGCAGAACCGTGCCAGGCGGTCGAGCTCGTCGCGGGTGCCCATGGTGGAGCCGATGACCCGCAGCTGCAGGAAGAAGACGCGGTTGAGGTCGGCCGACGGGTCGGCGCCGCTGGTGGCACCGGAGACCACCAGGGTGCCGCCGGGTCGCAGCGACTTGAGGGAGTGGCTCCAGGTGGCCGCCCCCACGGTCTCCATGACGGCATCGACCCGCTCGGGCATCCGGGCGCCGCTCTCGAAGGCCTGGTGGGCGCCGAGCGCGACCGCCTGCGCCCGCTTCTCCTCGCTGCGGCTGGTGACCCAGACGCGGTACCCGGCGGCCTGGCCCAGGGCGATCAGGGCGGTGGACACCCCACCGCCGGCGCCCTGGACGAGCAGGGTGCCGCCGGGGTCGACGGCGGCGTTGGTGAAGATCATCCGGTAGGCGGTGAGCCACGCCGTGGGCAGGCACGCCGCTTCCTCGAACGAGAGGCCGGCCGGCTTGGGCACCACGTTGCGACGGGGGACGGCGACCCGCTCGGCCAGGGTGCCGTCGTGGACCTCGGAGAGGAGCGATCGCTTGGGGTCGAGGGTCTCGTCACCGGACCAACCGGGGGTGGAGATCACCGAGTGGACGATCACCTCGCGGCCGTCCTCGTCGATCCCGGCCGCGTCGCAGCCGAGGACGATCGGCAGGCGATCCGGGTCGATGCCAACGCCCCGCAGCGTCCAGAGGTCGTGGTGGTTCAGCGACGCCGCCCTGACCGTCACGGTCGTCCA from Acidimicrobiales bacterium includes:
- a CDS encoding zinc-binding dehydrogenase; its protein translation is MLAVTATATNPDTPLDGLAIGDRPDPSPPEGWTTVTVRAASLNHHDLWTLRGVGIDPDRLPIVLGCDAAGIDEDGREVIVHSVISTPGWSGDETLDPKRSLLSEVHDGTLAERVAVPRRNVVPKPAGLSFEEAACLPTAWLTAYRMIFTNAAVDPGGTLLVQGAGGGVSTALIALGQAAGYRVWVTSRSEEKRAQAVALGAHQAFESGARMPERVDAVMETVGAATWSHSLKSLRPGGTLVVSGATSGADPSADLNRVFFLQLRVIGSTMGTRDELDRLARFCEVTGVRPVIDTVLPLADARTGLEQLAAGDVFGKVVLTT